The proteins below are encoded in one region of Amycolatopsis magusensis:
- the lat gene encoding L-lysine 6-transaminase, protein MVLEMPAARVPAGPDARDVRQALARHVLTDGYDLVLDLEASAGPWLVDAVTGTRYLDLFSFFASAPLGINPSCIVDDPAFVGELAAAAVNKPSNPDVYTVPYAKFVTTFARVLGDPLLPHLFFVDGGALAVENALKAAFDWKAQKLGLDDRAVNRLQVLHLERSFHGRSGYTMSLTNTDPSKTARYPKFDWPRIPAPALEHPLTTHAEANREAERRALEAAEEAFRAADGMIACFLAEPIQGEGGDNHFSAEFLQAMQDLCHRHDALFVLDEVQSGCGLTGTAWAYQQLGLRPDLVAFGKKTQVCGVMGGGRIGEVESNVFAVSSRISSTWGGNLADMVRATRVLETIERTDLLDSVVQRGKYLRDGLEALAERHPGVVTNARGRGLMCAVDLPDTEQRDAVLRRMYTGHQVIALPCGTRGLRFRPPLTITESELDQGLEALAASLAPRG, encoded by the coding sequence ATGGTTCTCGAGATGCCCGCCGCCCGCGTACCGGCGGGCCCGGACGCTCGCGACGTGCGCCAGGCGCTCGCCCGCCACGTGCTCACCGACGGCTACGACCTGGTGCTCGACCTCGAGGCGAGTGCGGGCCCCTGGCTCGTCGACGCCGTCACCGGCACCCGCTACCTCGATCTGTTCTCATTCTTCGCCTCCGCGCCACTCGGGATCAACCCGTCCTGCATCGTGGACGACCCGGCCTTCGTCGGGGAACTCGCCGCGGCCGCGGTGAACAAGCCGTCGAACCCCGACGTCTACACCGTGCCCTACGCCAAGTTCGTCACCACCTTCGCCCGCGTGCTCGGTGATCCGCTGCTCCCGCACCTGTTCTTCGTGGACGGTGGCGCGCTGGCGGTGGAGAACGCGCTGAAGGCCGCCTTCGACTGGAAGGCGCAGAAACTCGGGCTGGACGACCGGGCGGTGAACCGGCTGCAGGTCCTGCACCTGGAGCGGTCCTTCCACGGCCGCAGCGGCTACACCATGTCGCTGACGAACACCGACCCGTCGAAGACCGCGCGCTACCCCAAGTTCGACTGGCCGCGCATCCCCGCCCCCGCGCTGGAGCACCCGCTGACCACGCACGCCGAGGCGAACCGGGAGGCCGAGCGACGGGCGCTCGAGGCCGCGGAAGAGGCGTTCCGGGCCGCGGACGGCATGATCGCCTGCTTCCTCGCCGAGCCCATCCAGGGCGAGGGCGGCGACAACCACTTCAGCGCCGAGTTCCTCCAGGCGATGCAGGACCTCTGCCACCGCCACGACGCGTTGTTCGTGCTCGACGAGGTGCAGAGCGGCTGCGGGCTGACCGGCACCGCGTGGGCCTACCAGCAACTGGGCCTGCGCCCGGACCTGGTGGCCTTCGGCAAGAAGACCCAGGTGTGCGGGGTGATGGGCGGCGGCCGGATCGGCGAGGTCGAGAGCAACGTGTTCGCCGTGTCCTCCCGGATCAGCTCGACCTGGGGCGGCAACCTGGCCGACATGGTCCGCGCCACCCGGGTGCTGGAGACCATCGAGCGCACGGACCTGCTGGATTCGGTGGTGCAGCGCGGGAAGTACCTGCGCGACGGGCTGGAAGCACTGGCCGAGCGGCACCCCGGGGTGGTCACCAACGCCCGCGGCCGCGGCCTGATGTGCGCGGTGGACCTGCCGGACACCGAGCAGCGCGACGCGGTCCTGCGCCGGATGTACACCGGGCACCAGGTGATCGCGCTGCCGTGCGGGACGCGCGGCCTGCGCTTCCGGCCCCCGCTGACGATCACCGAGAGCGAACTGGACCAGGGCCTCGAAGCGCTGGCGGCCAGCCTGGCTCCCCGCGGCTGA
- a CDS encoding aminotransferase class V-fold PLP-dependent enzyme encodes MVATAWANAREQVSLDPAVTNLNAGSCGPLPRPVFDRVTALRARMAAGPMDFLSRQLPPLLWTARERLAGYLGARPERLAFATNVTGAVNLVASSVQPHLAAGGEILLSDQEYAPMRWCWERVARHQGLVVRTFRLPVQPLDPDEVVEAATAAMGPRTRLLFFSHVVSSTGLVLPATRLCEEARRRGVLTVVDGAQAPGFTDLDLAALPCDYYAGSGHKWLLAPTGVGFLHFAEDQAGVLRPPQVSWGYRPDGENPSDERNRFGSTDRLRNLECEGTRDLCPWLAVPSAIDFQAGLGHGRVRERMRELAAFTRERLSGWRGLEPVTPAHPGLSGAMTAFRLPPGTDTAGLRHGLWDRFRIDVPVLDRPDGPLLRVSTHFYNTETEVERLAEALKELSK; translated from the coding sequence ATGGTGGCGACCGCCTGGGCGAACGCCCGTGAGCAGGTGTCGCTCGATCCCGCGGTGACCAATCTCAACGCCGGTTCCTGCGGCCCGCTCCCCCGTCCGGTGTTCGACCGGGTCACCGCGCTGCGCGCGCGGATGGCCGCCGGGCCGATGGACTTCCTCTCGCGGCAGTTGCCGCCACTGCTGTGGACCGCGCGCGAACGCCTGGCCGGCTACCTCGGCGCACGGCCGGAACGGCTGGCCTTCGCCACCAACGTGACCGGCGCGGTCAACCTGGTGGCCTCGTCGGTACAGCCGCACCTGGCCGCCGGCGGGGAGATCCTGCTTTCGGACCAGGAGTACGCGCCCATGCGGTGGTGCTGGGAGCGGGTGGCGCGACATCAGGGCCTGGTGGTCCGGACCTTTCGCCTCCCGGTTCAACCACTGGACCCCGACGAGGTCGTCGAGGCGGCCACGGCCGCGATGGGCCCGCGCACGCGGCTCCTCTTCTTCAGCCACGTGGTCTCGTCCACCGGCCTGGTCCTGCCCGCCACGCGGTTGTGCGAGGAAGCCCGCCGCCGCGGCGTCCTGACCGTGGTCGACGGCGCGCAGGCCCCCGGGTTCACCGACCTGGACCTGGCGGCCCTGCCCTGCGACTACTACGCGGGCAGCGGGCACAAGTGGCTGCTGGCGCCCACCGGCGTCGGCTTCCTGCACTTCGCCGAGGACCAGGCGGGCGTGCTCCGCCCGCCACAGGTGAGCTGGGGTTACCGCCCCGACGGCGAAAACCCGTCCGACGAACGCAACCGGTTCGGCAGCACCGACCGGCTGCGCAACCTCGAATGCGAGGGCACGCGGGACCTGTGCCCCTGGCTCGCGGTGCCGTCGGCGATCGACTTCCAGGCCGGGCTCGGGCACGGACGCGTGCGGGAACGCATGCGGGAGCTGGCGGCCTTCACCCGCGAGCGCCTCAGCGGCTGGCGCGGCCTGGAACCGGTGACCCCGGCACACCCCGGGCTCTCCGGCGCGATGACCGCGTTCCGGCTCCCGCCGGGCACGGACACCGCGGGGCTGCGTCACGGCCTGTGGGACCGCTTCCGGATCGACGTGCCGGTGCTCGACCGGCCGGACGGCCCGCTGCTGCGGGTGTCCACGCATTTCTACAACACCGAAACCGAAGTCGAGCGCCTGGCGGAGGCGCTGAAGGAGCTGAGCAAATGA
- a CDS encoding 2OG-Fe(II) oxygenase family protein, whose product MTDATVPTFDLAELREGLHQEEFRHCLREKGVFYLKGTGLAEADHASAREIAVDFFDHGTEAEKKAVMTPIPTIRRGYAGLESESTAQITNTGKYTDYSMSYSMGTADNLFPSAEFEKAWEDYFARMYRASQDVARQVLTSVGAEPEVGMDAFLDCEPLLRLRYFPEVPEDRVAEEQPLRMAPHYDLSIVTLIHQTPCANGFVSLQVEVDGSYVDIPAQPGAVLVFCGAVATLVADGAIKAPKHHVAAPGADKRVGSSRTSSVFFLRPNGDFRFSVPRARECGFDVSIPAETATFDDWIGGNYINIRKTAAAR is encoded by the coding sequence ATGACGGACGCGACCGTGCCGACCTTCGATCTGGCCGAGCTGCGTGAGGGCTTGCACCAGGAGGAGTTCCGCCACTGCCTGCGCGAGAAGGGCGTGTTCTACCTCAAGGGCACCGGGCTCGCCGAGGCGGACCACGCCTCGGCGCGGGAGATCGCGGTGGACTTCTTCGACCACGGCACCGAGGCCGAGAAGAAGGCGGTGATGACGCCGATCCCGACCATCCGGCGCGGGTACGCCGGGCTGGAGTCCGAGAGCACCGCGCAGATCACGAACACCGGCAAGTACACCGACTACTCGATGTCGTACTCGATGGGCACCGCGGACAACCTGTTCCCCAGCGCCGAGTTCGAGAAGGCGTGGGAGGACTACTTCGCGCGGATGTACCGCGCTTCGCAGGACGTCGCGCGGCAGGTGCTGACCTCGGTCGGCGCGGAACCCGAGGTCGGCATGGACGCCTTCCTCGACTGCGAACCCCTGCTGCGCCTGCGCTACTTCCCCGAGGTGCCCGAGGATCGCGTGGCCGAGGAGCAGCCGCTGCGGATGGCCCCGCACTACGACCTCTCGATCGTCACCCTGATCCACCAGACCCCTTGCGCGAACGGGTTCGTCAGCCTGCAGGTCGAGGTGGACGGGTCCTATGTGGACATCCCGGCGCAGCCGGGCGCGGTGCTGGTGTTCTGCGGCGCGGTGGCGACGCTGGTGGCCGACGGCGCGATCAAGGCGCCCAAGCACCACGTGGCCGCGCCCGGCGCGGACAAGCGGGTGGGCAGCAGCCGCACCTCCAGCGTGTTCTTCCTGCGCCCCAACGGGGACTTCCGCTTCTCGGTGCCGCGGGCCAGGGAGTGCGGGTTCGACGTCAGCATCCCGGCCGAGACCGCCACCTTCGACGACTGGATCGGCGGCAACTACATCAACATCCGGAAGACCGCCGCCGCCCGGTGA
- a CDS encoding MFS transporter, with amino-acid sequence MTSVRGASKTGRTSKTSTATTALVLACTAHFLVVFDTSVITVALPSVRADLGFAPASLQWVVNSYTLAFAGLLLFGGRLADIHGHRRVFLGGLAVFTLTSLIGGLATSPAMLIAARAGQGAGAAVLAPLAVTMLTTSFPEGPRRTRALTISTAVALVGGASGNLLGGVFTEFLSWRSVLLVNVPIGIPVLFLAARVLARPAETPWGRVRLDLPGAVLATAGLTLLTLGVSQTHEHGWSEAAVAVPLAGGLLALLAFVVVEARFAASPLIPPRLFGLPGVGWGNLAMLLAGASQVPVWFFLTLSMQHVLGYSAAQAGLGFVPHALVMLVVGLRVVPWLMRHVQARVLIAAGAAIGALGFWWQSLLTPDSAYLGGILGPAVLISIGGGLVGTPLARTVTSGVGPLDAGAASGLMNTTRQFGGAFGLAVLLTVTGSGTSGSPAELASHYGDAFVGIAVFMLAIAVLTPVLPALRDRPLQV; translated from the coding sequence GTGACCAGCGTCCGGGGGGCTTCCAAGACCGGCAGGACCAGCAAGACCAGCACCGCGACCACCGCGCTGGTACTGGCGTGCACGGCGCACTTCCTGGTCGTGTTCGACACGTCGGTGATCACCGTGGCGCTGCCGTCGGTGCGGGCGGATCTGGGCTTCGCCCCGGCGAGCCTGCAGTGGGTGGTCAACAGCTACACGCTGGCCTTCGCCGGGCTGTTGCTGTTCGGCGGCAGGCTCGCCGACATCCACGGCCACCGGCGGGTGTTCCTCGGCGGCCTGGCGGTGTTCACCCTGACCAGCCTGATCGGCGGGCTGGCCACGTCACCGGCGATGCTGATCGCGGCGCGGGCCGGGCAGGGCGCGGGTGCGGCCGTGCTCGCGCCGCTGGCGGTCACCATGCTGACCACCTCGTTCCCCGAGGGGCCGCGGCGGACGCGGGCGCTGACCATCTCCACCGCGGTGGCGCTGGTCGGCGGGGCCTCGGGCAACCTGCTCGGTGGCGTGTTCACCGAGTTCCTGTCGTGGCGGTCGGTGCTGCTGGTCAACGTGCCGATCGGCATCCCGGTGCTGTTCCTGGCCGCACGCGTGCTCGCCCGGCCCGCGGAAACGCCGTGGGGCCGCGTCCGGCTCGACCTGCCGGGCGCGGTGCTGGCCACGGCCGGGCTGACGCTGCTCACCCTCGGTGTCTCGCAGACCCACGAGCACGGCTGGAGCGAAGCGGCGGTGGCGGTGCCGCTGGCGGGCGGACTGCTCGCGCTGCTGGCGTTCGTGGTGGTCGAGGCGAGGTTCGCCGCGTCACCGCTGATCCCGCCGCGGCTGTTCGGCCTGCCCGGGGTCGGCTGGGGCAACCTGGCCATGCTGCTGGCCGGGGCGAGCCAGGTCCCGGTGTGGTTCTTCCTCACCCTGAGCATGCAGCACGTGCTCGGGTACAGCGCCGCGCAGGCCGGGCTGGGGTTCGTGCCGCACGCGCTGGTGATGCTGGTGGTGGGCCTGCGGGTGGTGCCGTGGCTGATGCGGCACGTGCAGGCCAGGGTGCTCATCGCCGCGGGCGCGGCGATCGGCGCGCTCGGGTTCTGGTGGCAGAGCCTGCTCACCCCGGACAGCGCCTACCTCGGCGGCATCCTCGGCCCGGCGGTGCTGATCTCCATCGGCGGCGGCCTGGTCGGCACACCGCTGGCCAGGACGGTCACCTCCGGCGTCGGGCCGCTCGACGCCGGCGCCGCCTCCGGGCTGATGAACACCACCCGGCAGTTCGGCGGCGCGTTCGGGCTGGCCGTGTTGCTGACGGTGACCGGCAGCGGCACCTCCGGCAGTCCCGCGGAACTGGCGTCGCACTACGGCGACGCGTTCGTCGGCATCGCGGTGTTCATGCTCGCGATCGCGGTGCTGACCCCGGTCCTGCCCGCCCTGCGCGATCGACCTCTCCAGGTGTGA
- a CDS encoding dihydrofolate reductase family protein gives MAQLLRVQNFNVSSDGYGAGEGQSLQRPFGHADPREIFAWAGATASWPNRTEPGGTRGLDDHLVRDFHHNIGAEIMGRNKFGPQRGPWENHDWLGWWGDEPPFHTPVFVLTHHERPSFTLSDTTFHFVGGDLAAVLKRAKEAAQGKDVRLGGGATTIRAFLDADLVDTLHVAVAQPELGAGSRLWESPDELRDRFHVDVVPSPSGVTHHLFWRK, from the coding sequence ATGGCTCAGCTGCTGAGAGTCCAGAACTTCAACGTCTCGTCCGACGGCTACGGTGCCGGGGAAGGCCAGAGCCTTCAGCGGCCGTTCGGCCACGCCGACCCCCGCGAGATCTTCGCCTGGGCCGGGGCCACGGCGAGCTGGCCCAACCGCACCGAGCCGGGCGGCACCCGCGGCCTCGACGACCACCTCGTCCGGGACTTCCACCACAACATCGGCGCGGAGATCATGGGCCGCAACAAGTTCGGCCCGCAGCGGGGCCCGTGGGAGAACCACGACTGGCTCGGCTGGTGGGGCGACGAGCCGCCGTTCCACACCCCGGTCTTCGTGCTGACCCACCACGAGCGGCCGTCGTTCACCCTGTCCGACACCACCTTCCACTTCGTCGGCGGTGACCTGGCCGCCGTGCTGAAGCGGGCGAAGGAAGCGGCGCAGGGCAAGGACGTCCGGCTCGGCGGCGGCGCCACCACCATCCGCGCCTTCCTCGACGCCGACCTCGTCGACACCCTGCACGTGGCGGTGGCGCAGCCCGAGCTGGGCGCCGGTTCGCGGCTCTGGGAGTCGCCCGACGAGCTGCGCGACCGCTTCCACGTCGACGTCGTACCCAGCCCGAGCGGGGTCACCCACCACCTCTTCTGGCGGAAGTGA
- a CDS encoding serine hydrolase domain-containing protein, translated as MPFDHAHWQERFDALRTEHHVPGAALAVFVDGELHELAGGVLHRGTGVAVTTDSVFQSGSVAKVYTATLVMQLVDAGELRLDTRVADVLPGFAVADAEVARTVTIGRLLSHTSGIAGDFTLDTGRGDDCLARFVEACADVGQDCPPDTVISYCSTGYALLGRIVEVLTGQTWDDALRDRLFTPLGLHQSMTLPEEALRFRVAMSHLGELGTDPEPAPVWDMLPRSAGPYGRVLITAADVVRFARMHLDDGVAPDGTRVLSAGSAALMRQQVAGCLDTWSFMATGWGHGWALYDWDGVPGYGHDGASGGQFSYLRVVPGSGVVAALLTNGGVATSFFTDLFRELLGELAGVRMPEVFAPPAEPRPIDVAPLAGTYEREGVRLTVGERDGGPYLRFELLGGMAGYAPPIEAALVPVSANVLAMPGMGPVSAPWLPLVFGTFPDGTPYVYFGMRAAPRVGPVTPSPG; from the coding sequence ATGCCGTTCGACCACGCTCACTGGCAGGAGCGCTTCGACGCGCTGCGCACCGAACACCACGTGCCGGGGGCGGCGCTGGCGGTGTTCGTGGACGGCGAACTCCACGAACTGGCCGGCGGCGTGCTGCACCGCGGGACCGGCGTGGCGGTGACCACGGACTCGGTGTTCCAGTCCGGTTCGGTGGCCAAGGTGTACACCGCGACGCTGGTGATGCAGCTGGTCGACGCCGGGGAACTGCGGCTGGACACCAGGGTCGCCGACGTGCTGCCGGGCTTCGCGGTCGCCGACGCCGAGGTCGCGCGGACCGTGACGATCGGCCGGCTGCTCAGCCACACCAGCGGGATCGCCGGGGACTTCACCCTGGACACCGGCCGCGGTGACGACTGCCTCGCGCGGTTCGTCGAAGCCTGCGCCGACGTGGGCCAGGACTGCCCGCCGGACACGGTGATCTCCTACTGCAGCACCGGGTACGCGCTCCTCGGCCGGATCGTCGAGGTGCTCACCGGCCAGACCTGGGACGACGCCCTGCGCGACCGGCTGTTCACGCCACTGGGGCTCCACCAGTCGATGACCCTGCCGGAGGAGGCGCTGCGGTTCCGCGTGGCCATGAGCCACCTCGGTGAGCTGGGCACCGATCCGGAACCGGCGCCGGTGTGGGACATGCTGCCGCGCTCGGCCGGACCGTACGGCCGGGTCCTCATCACCGCCGCCGACGTCGTGCGCTTCGCCCGGATGCACCTCGATGACGGCGTCGCGCCCGACGGCACACGTGTGCTGTCCGCCGGATCGGCGGCCCTGATGCGGCAGCAGGTCGCCGGTTGCCTGGACACCTGGTCGTTCATGGCGACCGGGTGGGGTCACGGCTGGGCGCTGTACGACTGGGACGGCGTTCCCGGCTACGGGCACGACGGCGCCTCGGGCGGGCAGTTCTCGTACCTGCGGGTCGTGCCCGGCAGCGGGGTCGTGGCCGCGCTGCTGACCAACGGCGGGGTGGCGACCAGCTTCTTCACCGACCTGTTCCGGGAACTGCTCGGCGAACTCGCCGGGGTGCGGATGCCCGAGGTCTTCGCTCCCCCGGCCGAACCGCGGCCGATCGACGTGGCCCCGCTGGCGGGCACGTACGAACGCGAAGGCGTGCGCCTGACGGTCGGCGAGCGCGACGGCGGCCCGTACCTGCGGTTCGAACTGCTCGGCGGCATGGCGGGCTACGCACCGCCGATCGAAGCCGCCCTGGTACCGGTGTCCGCGAACGTACTGGCCATGCCGGGGATGGGCCCGGTCAGCGCGCCCTGGCTCCCGCTGGTCTTCGGCACCTTCCCCGACGGCACGCCCTACGTCTACTTCGGCATGCGGGCGGCGCCCAGGGTCGGCCCGGTCACCCCCAGTCCCGGGTGA
- a CDS encoding PucR family transcriptional regulator: MRLGALLDTPELGLTLLYGPDAREREFARVFTSTLSDPTRYLTGGELVLCGMRWLPGPEDADAFVTTLTEAGVVALGAGTAEVDGPVPQHMIDSCRRVGLPLFEVPVSVSFATVSERVILGLAAERAGADGGGGLDRHRRLLAAVTAGGGLPALVEAGAAELGADCWVLSATGRVIAGTGDSLGAEQRAQLARRYLLGERLPRAAGGFTMLASANKAGHRMGSWFVVVADDHARWEPAQREVAAEFAALAGLERSRLDDAKRIENRAAEPLLRRVLSAEATQADLDSRLGAAGFSAEDQVLVLSAGVQGGGPGLAPVILDEVLAPFGGPALVGSLDAETFGLLAVREPVDGLVERIREAVLVVEPALGSARLAVGIGRAPDAQALRPTVQEARHARKLAELAPGRASVVAGDEVASHLLLLAAVPEELRRSFGAKVLGPLLSYDEAHGSDLVHTVKVFLENSGSWTQTAAELHLHVNTLRYRVSRISELTGRDLSRFSDRVDLYLAGCFTRDWG; encoded by the coding sequence GTGCGACTCGGAGCCCTGCTGGACACGCCTGAGCTGGGACTGACCCTGCTCTACGGCCCCGACGCGCGCGAGCGCGAGTTCGCCCGCGTGTTCACCTCGACCCTGAGCGACCCCACCCGGTACCTCACCGGGGGCGAACTGGTGCTCTGCGGCATGCGGTGGCTGCCCGGCCCCGAGGACGCCGACGCGTTCGTCACCACGCTGACCGAGGCCGGGGTGGTCGCGCTCGGCGCCGGTACGGCCGAAGTGGACGGACCGGTGCCGCAGCACATGATCGACTCGTGCCGCCGCGTCGGCCTGCCGTTGTTCGAGGTGCCGGTGTCCGTCTCGTTCGCGACGGTGAGCGAGCGCGTCATCCTCGGCCTGGCCGCGGAACGGGCCGGGGCGGACGGCGGCGGGGGCCTCGACCGCCACCGGCGCCTGCTCGCCGCGGTGACCGCCGGTGGCGGCCTGCCCGCGCTCGTCGAGGCGGGCGCGGCCGAGCTGGGCGCGGACTGCTGGGTGCTCAGCGCCACCGGCCGGGTGATCGCCGGAACGGGGGATTCGCTCGGCGCGGAGCAGCGCGCGCAACTCGCCCGGCGCTACCTGCTGGGGGAGCGGCTGCCGCGGGCGGCAGGCGGGTTCACCATGCTTGCTTCGGCGAACAAGGCGGGCCACCGCATGGGCAGCTGGTTCGTGGTGGTGGCCGACGACCACGCGCGCTGGGAACCGGCGCAGCGGGAGGTCGCCGCCGAGTTCGCCGCGCTGGCCGGGCTCGAACGGTCCCGTTTGGACGATGCGAAGCGCATCGAGAACCGGGCCGCGGAACCGTTGCTGCGCCGGGTGTTGTCGGCGGAAGCCACGCAGGCGGACCTGGACTCGCGACTCGGGGCCGCCGGGTTTTCCGCCGAGGACCAGGTTCTGGTGCTTTCGGCGGGCGTGCAGGGTGGTGGCCCCGGCCTGGCGCCGGTGATCCTCGACGAGGTGCTTGCCCCGTTCGGCGGCCCGGCGCTGGTCGGTTCGCTCGACGCGGAGACGTTCGGTCTGCTGGCGGTCCGGGAGCCGGTGGACGGCCTGGTCGAGCGGATCCGCGAAGCCGTGCTCGTGGTGGAACCCGCTCTCGGCTCGGCCCGGCTGGCGGTCGGGATCGGCCGGGCGCCGGACGCGCAGGCCCTGCGCCCGACCGTGCAGGAAGCACGGCACGCCAGGAAACTCGCCGAACTGGCCCCGGGCCGCGCTTCGGTGGTCGCCGGGGACGAGGTCGCGTCACACCTGTTGTTGCTGGCCGCCGTCCCCGAGGAACTACGCCGGTCCTTCGGTGCCAAGGTACTCGGCCCGCTGTTGTCCTACGACGAAGCGCACGGCTCGGATCTGGTGCACACGGTGAAGGTGTTCCTGGAGAACTCCGGCTCCTGGACGCAGACCGCGGCCGAGTTGCACCTGCACGTCAACACCCTGCGGTACCGGGTCAGCCGGATCTCCGAGCTGACCGGCCGGGACCTGAGCCGCTTCTCCGACCGCGTGGACCTGTACCTGGCGGGCTGCTTCACCCGGGACTGGGGGTGA
- the pucL gene encoding factor-independent urate hydroxylase, producing MAIVLGENQYGKAENRVVRIDRDGERHRITDLNVSVSLSGDMIDTHLTGANDKVLATDTQKNTVFAFAREGIGEIEDYGLRLARRFVDSQPSIHRARVRIESFPWARLEVGGKPAHHSFARSGEGTRTALITYDGERAEVTGGLTDLTVLNSTDSEFWGFPRDEYTTLPETRDRILATAVSATWRFASADGVDWGKAFDTARASLLDAFGGTYSYSLQQTLYAMGSRVLENVPEIAEVSLSLPNKHHFLTDLSAFGLDNPGEVFHAADRPYGLIEGTVRRDDS from the coding sequence ATGGCGATCGTGCTCGGCGAGAACCAGTACGGCAAGGCGGAGAACCGCGTGGTCCGGATCGACCGCGACGGCGAACGGCACCGGATCACCGATCTGAACGTGAGCGTCTCGCTGTCCGGCGACATGATCGACACCCACCTCACTGGCGCGAACGACAAGGTGCTGGCCACCGACACGCAGAAGAACACGGTGTTCGCCTTCGCCAGGGAGGGCATCGGCGAGATCGAGGACTACGGCCTGCGCCTGGCCAGGCGGTTCGTCGACTCGCAGCCGTCGATCCACCGGGCACGGGTGCGCATCGAGAGCTTCCCGTGGGCCCGGCTGGAGGTGGGTGGCAAACCCGCGCACCATTCGTTCGCCCGCTCCGGCGAGGGCACGCGCACCGCGCTGATCACCTACGACGGCGAGCGGGCCGAGGTCACCGGCGGGCTGACCGACCTCACCGTGCTCAACTCGACCGACTCGGAGTTCTGGGGCTTCCCGCGCGACGAGTACACCACCCTGCCCGAGACGCGGGACCGCATCCTCGCCACCGCGGTGTCCGCGACCTGGCGGTTCGCCTCGGCCGACGGGGTGGACTGGGGCAAGGCTTTCGACACCGCCCGCGCGAGCCTGCTCGACGCGTTCGGCGGGACCTACAGCTACTCGCTGCAGCAGACGCTCTACGCGATGGGCAGCCGGGTGCTGGAGAACGTGCCGGAGATCGCCGAGGTCAGCCTGTCCCTGCCGAACAAGCACCACTTCCTCACCGATCTGTCGGCGTTCGGCCTGGACAACCCCGGCGAGGTGTTCCACGCCGCCGACCGCCCGTACGGCCTGATCGAGGGCACCGTGCGGCGGGACGATTCCTGA